CCAGCTGGGCTCGGGATGACGCGGGCTTTACGCCCGGAAGGAGGTTGTAGGGGATGGGGGTGTCGGTTCTTGACGGCAAGGTGGCCGTCGAACGTGCGGTGTCGGGGGTTTTGGGTCACTTGCTGTGGTTTACCATTTACGAGTCGCTCTCCGTGACCGCCCAGGACCTGATTGCGGCCTTCCAGGCTGCGGGGGTGTCGGGCAAGTACCTGCCCGGCCAGGTGAAGCCGTGCGACGCCTTCCGGCGGGCCACGTCGGCCGCCGAGAAGCGCCGGGTGATGGGCCGGTCGGGCGGGACGTACCG
This region of Bacillota bacterium genomic DNA includes:
- a CDS encoding DUF6744 family protein, which produces MGVSVLDGKVAVERAVSGVLGHLLWFTIYESLSVTAQDLIAAFQAAGVSGKYLPGQVKPCDAFRRATSAAEKRRVMGRSGGTYRNLLVAEVRADKDEVERHLVLQEVDADDRELWHATAARLVLARRGGELKVEELHSSPEVAEAVESIRRYYKDALG